A stretch of the Vigna radiata var. radiata cultivar VC1973A chromosome 7, Vradiata_ver6, whole genome shotgun sequence genome encodes the following:
- the LOC106767842 gene encoding uncharacterized protein LOC106767842, translating into MKDAAEYMESPEEEQEEALSLCDLPLNPDSRTPSFDETSLKKILRPSSLHDNAGEIFNGFSSSGSSDMCPADDIIFCGKLLPLKNLIVQEDKSPARRRRSESLSSVTRSNSVSTCTGSRRLMMRNSKSLDYNRLRESSNPEVDRNSSARSGALQEAASKKATKPRWYSLMFGTMKVPTEMELSDMKNRQVRRNASSTMFVAAEKVGGNRSPGKVSWRILKALSCKDHSSVAVTTSLSLPQAS; encoded by the coding sequence ATGAAAGACGCTGCTGAATACATGGAATCTCCAGAAGAAGAACAAGAGGAGGCACTCTCGCTCTGCGACCTTCCACTTAACCCCGATTCCAGAACTCCAAGCTTCGACGAAACGTCGCTTAAGAAAATACTCCGACCCTCGTCGTTACACGATAACGCTGGCGAGATTTTCAACGGCTTCAGCAGCAGCGGCAGCTCCGACATGTGCCCCGCCGATGACATCATTTTCTGCGGCAAACTCCTTCCGCTCAAAAACCTCATCGTCCAAGAGGATAAATCGCCGGCACGCCGTCGGCGATCGGAGTCTCTCTCCTCCGTCACGCGATCGAACAGTGTCAGCACGTGCACCGGCTCTCGCCGCCTCATGATGAGGAACAGCAAGAGTTTGGATTACAATAGGTTACGAGAGTCCTCCAATCCGGAGGTTGACCGGAATTCCTCCGCCAGGAGCGGCGCGCTGCAGGAGGCTGCGTCGAAGAAGGCGACGAAGCCGCGCTGGTACTCTCTGATGTTCGGGACGATGAAGGTGCCGACTGAGATGGAGCTGAGCGACATGAAGAATCGGCAGGTTCGGCGGAACGCATCGAGCACGATGTTTGTTGCGGCGGAGAAGGTAGGCGGGAATCGTAGCCCCGGGAAGGTGTCGTGGAGAATACTGAAGGCACTGAGTTGCAAAGATCACAGCAGCGTGGCGGTAACGACGTCGTTGTCATTGCCTCAAGCGTCGTAG
- the LOC106766494 gene encoding uncharacterized protein LOC106766494, with the protein MSGRGKGGKGLGKGGAKRHRKVLRDNIQGITKPAIRRLARRGGVKRISGLIYEETRGVLKIFLENVIRDAVTYTEHARRKTVTAMDVVYALKRQGRTLYGFGGFAKLFARIFSFESEKKEKSSAMSGRGKGGKGLGKGGAKRHRKVLRDNIQGITKPAIRRLARRGGVKRISGLIYEETRGVLKIFLENVIRDAVTYTEHARRKTVTAMDVVYALKRQGRTLYGFGG; encoded by the exons ATGTCTGGAAGAGGAAAGGGAGGCAAAGGGCTCGGAAAGGGAGGTGCCAAGCGACACCGTAAGGTTCTGAGGGATAACATTCAGGGAATCACAAAGCCCGCGATTCGCCGTCTCGCTAGACGTGGTGGCGTTAAACGTATCAGTGGTCTCATCTACGAAGAAACTCGTGGTGTTCTCAAGATCTTTCTGGAGAACGTGATCCGAGATGCTGTCACCTACACCGAGCATGCTCGCCGCAAGACTGTGACCGCCATGGACGTTGTCTACGCTCTCAAGAGGCAGGGCAGGACCCTCTACGGTTTCGGTGGTT TCGCCAAGTTGTTTGCTCGCATATTCAGTTTTGAAtcagagaaaaaggaaaaatcgtCAGCCATGTCTGGAAGAGGAAAGGGAGGCAAGGGGCTCGGAAAGGGAGGTGCCAAGCGACACCGTAAGGTTCTGAGGGATAACATTCAGGGAATCACCAAGCCCGCGATCCGCCGTCTCGCTAGACGTGGTGGCGTTAAACGTATCAGTGGTCTCATCTACGAAGAAACTCGTGGTGTTCTCAAGATCTTTCTCGAGAACGTTATCCGCGACGCTGTCACGTACACCGAGCACGCTCGCCGCAAGACCGTCACCGCCATGGATGTTGTCTACGCTCTCAAGAGGCAGGGCAGGACCCTCTACGGTTTCGGTGGTTAG